In the Rubripirellula tenax genome, one interval contains:
- the folP gene encoding dihydropteroate synthase, whose translation MNHDRIWNLGRRSLTLGRRPLVMGILNVTPDSFSDGGKHHDAQRAIASALAMEAAGADIIDIGGESTRPYSDPVGVQEELDRVIPVIDGLRDSLSIPISIDTSKAAVAQAAVDSGAEIINDVTGLEGDPAMSGIAVAAGVGVCVMHMKGTPQTMQDDPVYTDVVDEIFAYLQARKSFCLEAGIREDRICLDPGIGFGKTHEHNLALLRATPRFTTLGCPILIGHSRKGFIGKVIGDKDADRMAGTLGVTLAVAAAGADIIRVHDVPESVQALRAFEAAGGFENL comes from the coding sequence ATGAATCACGATCGAATCTGGAATCTCGGCCGGCGGTCATTGACGCTAGGTCGTCGCCCCCTGGTGATGGGAATTCTAAACGTCACGCCTGACAGTTTTTCCGACGGCGGAAAACATCACGACGCCCAACGTGCGATCGCGTCGGCGCTTGCGATGGAGGCGGCCGGTGCCGACATCATCGACATCGGCGGTGAGAGTACTCGTCCGTATAGCGATCCCGTCGGTGTCCAAGAAGAACTCGATCGGGTCATTCCCGTGATCGATGGACTGCGAGATTCGCTTTCGATCCCCATCAGCATCGACACCAGCAAGGCGGCCGTCGCCCAAGCCGCGGTCGATTCCGGCGCCGAAATCATCAACGACGTCACCGGACTGGAAGGCGACCCGGCGATGTCGGGTATTGCCGTGGCCGCCGGCGTCGGCGTGTGCGTGATGCACATGAAGGGAACTCCGCAAACGATGCAGGACGATCCGGTTTACACGGACGTGGTCGACGAGATATTCGCGTATTTGCAAGCGAGGAAATCGTTCTGCTTGGAAGCCGGCATTCGCGAGGATCGGATCTGTTTGGATCCAGGAATCGGATTCGGGAAAACGCACGAACACAATTTGGCGTTACTTCGTGCGACTCCACGGTTCACTACTTTGGGTTGCCCGATTCTGATCGGACACTCACGCAAGGGATTCATCGGAAAGGTGATTGGCGACAAAGATGCGGACCGAATGGCGGGCACGCTTGGGGTGACCCTTGCCGTTGCCGCAGCCGGCGCGGACATCATTCGCGTCCATGACGTGCCAGAGTCAGTTCAGGCGCTAAGGGCATTTGAGGCCGCCGGAGGATTCGAGAATCTGTGA
- the lptE gene encoding LPS assembly lipoprotein LptE has protein sequence MKRHVPAALIVITVIGLMLTTGCAAYRFGSASLFRPGIRTVHVPIVRNDTFRHDLGVRLTEAIIKEIEVRTPYKVTGDPNADSTLICRVVSETKRVLTETGTDDPRALDAAVSVRASWTGRGGELLMQNAIVPTGDFSTTFGQDARFVPEAGQSVDSAMQMAIEDLAQRIVSQMEMRW, from the coding sequence ATGAAGCGACACGTCCCTGCGGCATTGATCGTGATCACGGTGATCGGCTTGATGCTGACCACCGGTTGTGCGGCGTACCGTTTCGGATCCGCGTCATTGTTTCGCCCAGGGATTCGGACGGTTCATGTTCCGATCGTGCGCAACGACACGTTTCGGCATGACCTGGGTGTGCGTCTGACCGAAGCGATCATCAAAGAAATCGAAGTTCGCACGCCGTACAAAGTCACCGGTGACCCGAACGCGGACAGCACGTTGATTTGCCGCGTCGTTAGCGAAACGAAACGAGTGCTGACCGAAACGGGGACCGACGATCCGCGCGCTCTCGATGCAGCGGTTTCCGTCCGCGCTAGCTGGACCGGACGCGGTGGCGAACTGCTGATGCAAAACGCGATCGTGCCGACCGGCGATTTTTCGACCACGTTCGGTCAGGATGCACGGTTTGTGCCCGAGGCGGGGCAATCCGTGGACTCGGCCATGCAAATGGCGATCGAAGATTTGGCCCAGCGGATCGTTTCGCAAATGGAGATGCGTTGGTAG
- a CDS encoding peptidylprolyl isomerase → MPQASARHILVSTEKECLDLKKQIAEGADFGQIAAEYSSCPSGADGGALGTFGPGQMVPEFDAAVFGGEVGEVQGPVKTDFGYHLLEVTQRTE, encoded by the coding sequence ATGCCACAAGCCAGCGCCCGACATATTTTGGTGTCGACGGAAAAAGAATGTTTGGACCTGAAGAAGCAGATCGCCGAAGGCGCTGACTTCGGCCAAATCGCCGCGGAATATTCATCGTGCCCGTCGGGCGCCGATGGCGGCGCGTTGGGAACGTTCGGCCCCGGCCAAATGGTGCCGGAATTTGATGCGGCCGTTTTCGGTGGCGAAGTTGGTGAGGTCCAAGGGCCGGTGAAAACCGACTTTGGCTATCACTTGCTCGAAGTCACCCAACGCACCGAATAG
- the recO gene encoding DNA repair protein RecO → MAAEQTTAIVLRTIEFSETSLIVTLLTHDFGRVSAIAKGARRPKGPFEGALDLLAVCRVVVHRKTSDTLDLLTEAKLHRRFRGAEKSLERLYAGYYVAELLRLMTDEHDPHPEVYDLAIQSLQQIDGCGDVASTLLFFDAQILRLLGHAPGTDQCTDCGGDVESVSRIAFSLSAGGIVCNRCRPRQQQTISITAAAIDEFRRLQAASTELPTTVAKHLYGELRSMMNRYLPTVLGSVPRMQAFLPTKSDQRE, encoded by the coding sequence TTGGCGGCCGAACAAACGACGGCAATTGTGCTTCGAACGATCGAATTCAGCGAGACCAGCTTGATCGTGACGTTGTTGACTCACGACTTTGGTCGCGTGTCGGCGATCGCCAAAGGGGCGCGACGCCCCAAAGGTCCTTTCGAAGGCGCGCTTGACCTGTTGGCCGTCTGTCGTGTAGTCGTTCATAGGAAGACTTCCGATACGCTCGATTTATTGACCGAAGCGAAGCTGCATCGTCGGTTTCGTGGCGCTGAAAAATCGCTCGAAAGGCTCTATGCCGGCTACTACGTAGCGGAATTGCTGCGTTTGATGACTGATGAACACGATCCCCATCCCGAAGTTTACGACTTGGCCATCCAATCACTCCAACAGATCGACGGCTGCGGCGATGTCGCCTCGACGCTTCTGTTTTTTGATGCCCAAATATTGCGACTTCTCGGTCATGCGCCGGGAACCGATCAGTGCACCGATTGCGGCGGTGACGTCGAGTCGGTGTCGCGAATTGCTTTTTCGTTATCGGCGGGCGGGATCGTTTGCAATCGTTGCCGACCTCGCCAGCAACAAACCATTTCAATCACCGCCGCGGCAATCGATGAATTTCGCCGATTGCAAGCCGCGTCGACCGAGCTGCCAACGACCGTTGCCAAGCATCTTTATGGCGAGTTGCGCAGCATGATGAACCGATACCTACCAACGGTGTTGGGCAGTGTCCCTCGAATGCAAGCGTTTCTTCCGACCAAGTCGGACCAGCGCGAATGA
- a CDS encoding glycosyltransferase — MRIDFVITELFVGGAERCLTELATSMAAAGDDVRVFSIGSLPTGPKSLLVDRLRSGGVEVASGNADSMWQFRGAYQNLTRWLGSSPADVCQTFLFHANVIGTMAAKKAGVAVRVGGLRVAETRTLRCRIERWAVRQMTSLVCVSDDVQKFASLRLGCDSEKSIVIPNAVDVGRFAIAEAFDWTAIGWPSDAAVALFVGRLHPQKGIDLLQKAVDEIAPARSKRRLLIVGDGPDRVAIDRWAGQVGNERVVLLPWQADVAPLMRACRVLVLPSRYEGMPNVAMEAMAAGRPVVCSRAEGARELLGHDWDRQSFAIDDGPSMTRLVAAFLADADCADRTGELNQAKMRSEFSIPTMVDAYRSLYRELRTRRLDV, encoded by the coding sequence ATGCGAATTGACTTTGTTATCACCGAACTGTTTGTCGGTGGCGCCGAGCGATGTTTGACCGAGCTGGCGACGTCGATGGCGGCTGCGGGCGATGATGTCCGCGTGTTTTCGATCGGATCGCTGCCGACGGGGCCGAAATCGTTGTTGGTCGATCGCCTTCGCAGCGGTGGTGTCGAAGTCGCCTCGGGCAACGCAGATTCGATGTGGCAGTTTCGTGGCGCGTATCAAAATTTGACGCGGTGGCTGGGATCGTCACCGGCCGACGTGTGCCAGACCTTTCTTTTTCATGCCAACGTGATCGGCACGATGGCAGCGAAAAAGGCCGGTGTCGCGGTTCGGGTCGGTGGCCTTAGAGTTGCCGAGACACGGACGCTGCGGTGCCGCATCGAACGTTGGGCGGTGCGGCAAATGACGTCGTTGGTTTGCGTCAGCGACGACGTGCAAAAATTTGCGTCGCTGCGGCTGGGGTGTGACAGCGAAAAGTCGATTGTGATTCCCAACGCGGTCGACGTTGGACGATTCGCAATCGCCGAAGCGTTTGATTGGACCGCGATCGGTTGGCCTTCCGATGCGGCGGTGGCTCTTTTTGTCGGACGCTTGCATCCGCAAAAGGGGATCGATCTGCTGCAGAAAGCTGTGGACGAGATCGCGCCGGCCAGGTCAAAGCGTCGGCTTTTGATCGTGGGGGATGGGCCCGACCGCGTTGCCATCGATCGATGGGCCGGGCAAGTGGGAAACGAACGTGTCGTTCTTTTGCCCTGGCAAGCCGACGTCGCCCCGTTGATGCGTGCTTGTCGCGTCTTGGTCCTGCCCAGCCGGTACGAAGGGATGCCCAACGTTGCCATGGAAGCGATGGCGGCAGGTCGACCGGTCGTATGTAGCCGCGCCGAAGGGGCTCGCGAACTGCTAGGTCACGATTGGGACCGGCAATCGTTCGCGATCGACGACGGTCCGTCGATGACGCGATTGGTTGCCGCTTTCTTGGCGGATGCCGATTGTGCCGACCGGACCGGCGAACTCAACCAGGCGAAAATGAGAAGCGAGTTCTCGATTCCCACCATGGTCGATGCTTACCGGAGTCTCTATCGCGAGCTGCGGACGCGGCGGCTTGACGTTTGA
- a CDS encoding tetratricopeptide repeat protein gives MSANFNIAFAMMRRRARVAVWLCASSIALPMVGGCQSLRSPFGPPDDSPYGLTNNDYQDSVNPIAQVSGEEIPGTNDEISVADGSLAEKTKNTTKSVTNFLTGREQEDRERAKQFYKAGDQLFRTAGTQSTEVRKKTYAQAAKQFKKAGESAPGSALEQDSMFMRAESLFFADQLTMATDTYEKLQKQYPRNRHNDRVAARLFSISRYWIDTVKADEGSWIPINFTDSSRPRLDTDGHAIRVLDQIRYDDPTGRLADDATMAAAAEYIRQEKFEEADEFLTDLRETFGDSEHLFLAHLLGLRCKLEIYAGPKYSELVLEEAETLVRQTRQRFPDKMAEPKYGDLVARAAAEIAYHRAERLAQKASFREKRKEYRAAATYYNELLEKYGDTPQAEIARKRLPEIERLPGVPTQRLSWLTTIFPESRKKNPLKLNIPASDQSVEPTETLFR, from the coding sequence ATGTCGGCTAACTTCAATATTGCCTTCGCCATGATGCGCCGCCGTGCGCGGGTTGCCGTGTGGTTGTGTGCTTCGTCCATCGCCTTGCCGATGGTGGGCGGTTGTCAATCGCTGCGAAGCCCGTTTGGTCCGCCTGACGATTCGCCCTATGGATTGACCAACAACGACTATCAAGATTCCGTCAATCCGATCGCCCAAGTTTCCGGCGAGGAGATTCCCGGTACGAATGACGAAATATCAGTGGCCGACGGGTCACTTGCCGAGAAAACGAAAAACACAACCAAGAGCGTCACGAATTTCTTGACCGGACGCGAACAAGAAGACCGCGAACGGGCAAAGCAGTTCTATAAAGCCGGTGACCAGTTGTTCCGGACTGCCGGAACTCAATCCACCGAAGTACGTAAGAAAACGTATGCTCAGGCCGCCAAGCAGTTCAAGAAGGCTGGCGAATCCGCGCCGGGTTCGGCTCTCGAGCAGGACTCGATGTTCATGCGTGCGGAGAGTCTGTTCTTTGCTGATCAGTTGACGATGGCGACGGACACTTACGAAAAACTACAAAAGCAATATCCACGCAATCGTCACAACGACCGCGTAGCGGCTCGGTTGTTTTCGATCAGCCGTTACTGGATCGACACGGTCAAAGCAGACGAAGGCAGTTGGATCCCGATCAACTTCACCGACTCGTCTCGCCCTCGTTTGGACACCGACGGACATGCGATCCGAGTGTTGGACCAAATTCGTTACGACGATCCGACCGGGCGACTGGCCGATGACGCGACGATGGCAGCAGCAGCTGAGTACATTCGACAAGAAAAGTTTGAGGAAGCTGACGAGTTCTTGACGGACTTGCGTGAAACATTCGGCGATAGCGAACACTTGTTTCTGGCGCACCTGTTGGGACTGCGGTGCAAGCTGGAAATCTATGCCGGGCCGAAGTACAGCGAACTGGTCTTGGAAGAAGCGGAAACATTGGTTCGCCAAACACGGCAACGTTTTCCCGACAAAATGGCGGAACCGAAGTACGGCGATCTGGTTGCTCGCGCGGCTGCCGAGATCGCTTATCACCGCGCCGAACGTTTGGCCCAAAAGGCCAGCTTTCGCGAGAAACGAAAAGAGTATCGTGCGGCGGCCACGTACTACAACGAACTGCTGGAAAAATACGGCGATACGCCGCAGGCCGAAATCGCTCGTAAGCGTCTACCAGAAATCGAACGACTTCCCGGCGTGCCCACACAACGGTTGTCATGGCTGACGACGATCTTCCCCGAATCGCGTAAAAAGAATCCACTGAAGCTGAACATTCCTGCATCGGATCAATCTGTCGAACCTACGGAGACGCTGTTTCGATGA
- the acnA gene encoding aconitate hydratase AcnA, producing the protein MTFDPFGVRDSFDTGNGTATIYRLSKLEEAGLGEISKLPFSIRVLLEAVLRNCDGFSVTEDDVKNLAAWDAAAPAKQEVPFKPYRVVLQDFTGVPAVVDLAAMRSAMQRIGGDPEKINPLIPVDLVIDHSVQVDHFGTASALSQNVEIEFERNLERYEFLRWGQQAFDNFSVVPPNVGIVHQVNLEYLARVVALQDSPDGPVAIPDSLVGTDSHTTMINGLGVLGWGVGGIEAEANMLGQPLYMLMPEVIGFELTGALPAGATATDMVLRVVEVLREEGVVNKFVEFFGVGMNKMSVADRATIANMAPEYGATMGFFPVDDVTLAYMRQTGRTEAHVKLVETYCKEQGLFRTDDGPKLNYTKTLSLDLGTIEPSMAGPKRPQDRIALAGMKKAFNDSLTAPVGKSGFGLDKSELGKVADVKDNGHSSQITHGAVVIAAITSCTNTSNPSVMIGAGLLAKKAVARGLKVPAHVKTSLAPGSRVVTDYLNKAGVSESLDKLGFQTVGYGCTTCIGNSGPLPPAVANAIKTSDLVASAVLSGNRNFEGRVNPLTKANYLASPPLVVAYALAGTTDIDLATEPIGKGTDGSDVYLKDIWPSADEIRETIASSIHPEMFTREYGEAVKGNELWNAIDVATGAIYPWSDESTYIQHPPFLDAVTGQDVPDIQPIHGAKVLALLADSVTTDHISPAGAIASDGPAGKFLQDKNVPIREFNSFGSRRGNDRVMVRGTFANIRIRNQLAPGTEGGVTRYLPTNEVMSIYDASMKYQAAGTPLVVIAGAEYGTGSSRDWAAKGTMLLGVKAVITASYERIHRSNLVGMGVLPLEFADGATWQSLGLTGEETIDIPGLSNDLQPRSTIKVTATSPDGSVKTFPCVVRIDTPVEMQYYQNGGILPTVLRNLSK; encoded by the coding sequence GTGACGTTTGATCCCTTTGGAGTTCGCGATTCCTTCGACACCGGAAACGGCACCGCCACGATCTACCGCCTGAGCAAATTGGAAGAGGCCGGACTGGGCGAGATCAGCAAGTTGCCGTTTTCGATCCGCGTCTTGTTGGAAGCTGTGCTCCGCAATTGCGACGGATTCTCGGTTACCGAAGACGACGTCAAAAACCTGGCCGCGTGGGACGCCGCGGCGCCGGCCAAGCAAGAAGTCCCTTTCAAACCGTACCGAGTGGTGCTGCAGGACTTCACCGGCGTTCCCGCCGTCGTCGACTTAGCCGCCATGCGATCGGCGATGCAGCGAATCGGTGGTGATCCCGAAAAGATCAATCCGCTGATTCCTGTCGACCTGGTCATCGACCACAGCGTCCAAGTCGATCACTTCGGTACCGCGTCTGCTCTTTCACAGAACGTCGAAATCGAATTCGAGCGCAACCTAGAACGTTACGAGTTCCTTCGTTGGGGCCAACAAGCGTTCGATAATTTCTCGGTCGTTCCGCCTAACGTCGGCATCGTTCACCAAGTCAATTTGGAATACCTGGCTCGCGTTGTCGCGTTGCAAGACTCACCCGATGGCCCCGTTGCGATTCCCGACTCGCTTGTCGGAACCGACAGCCACACGACGATGATCAATGGACTTGGCGTGTTGGGTTGGGGCGTCGGCGGGATCGAAGCGGAAGCCAACATGCTTGGCCAACCGTTGTACATGTTGATGCCCGAAGTCATTGGCTTCGAATTGACCGGCGCATTGCCGGCCGGTGCGACTGCGACCGACATGGTGTTGCGAGTCGTCGAAGTGCTCCGTGAAGAAGGCGTCGTCAACAAGTTCGTCGAATTCTTTGGCGTCGGCATGAACAAGATGAGCGTCGCCGACCGAGCAACAATCGCAAACATGGCGCCCGAGTACGGTGCCACGATGGGCTTCTTCCCGGTCGACGATGTGACGCTGGCGTACATGCGCCAAACGGGACGCACCGAAGCGCACGTGAAGCTGGTGGAAACCTACTGCAAAGAACAAGGGCTGTTTCGAACCGACGACGGTCCGAAACTGAACTACACCAAGACGTTGTCGTTGGATTTGGGCACGATCGAGCCATCGATGGCTGGCCCCAAACGACCGCAAGACCGCATCGCACTTGCCGGCATGAAGAAGGCCTTCAACGATTCGTTGACCGCGCCGGTCGGCAAGTCGGGCTTTGGATTGGACAAGAGCGAGCTGGGCAAAGTCGCGGATGTCAAAGACAACGGCCACAGCAGCCAGATCACGCACGGCGCCGTCGTCATCGCGGCGATCACATCGTGTACCAACACGTCCAACCCTTCGGTCATGATCGGCGCCGGATTGCTGGCCAAGAAAGCGGTCGCCCGCGGTTTGAAGGTGCCCGCACACGTCAAGACTTCGCTGGCCCCCGGTTCTCGCGTTGTGACGGACTACCTGAACAAAGCCGGCGTGTCCGAGTCGCTGGATAAGCTCGGGTTTCAAACCGTCGGCTACGGTTGCACGACATGCATCGGTAACAGCGGCCCGCTGCCGCCGGCCGTCGCCAACGCGATCAAAACAAGCGATCTGGTTGCCTCGGCCGTGTTGTCGGGGAACCGCAACTTCGAAGGCCGCGTCAATCCGCTGACCAAGGCAAACTACTTGGCCAGCCCGCCGCTTGTTGTTGCCTACGCTCTTGCCGGGACCACCGACATCGACTTGGCAACCGAGCCGATCGGCAAGGGAACCGATGGCAGCGACGTCTACTTAAAAGACATTTGGCCATCGGCAGACGAGATTCGCGAAACCATCGCTTCGTCGATCCATCCCGAAATGTTCACGCGAGAGTACGGCGAAGCCGTCAAAGGCAACGAACTTTGGAATGCGATCGACGTCGCCACCGGCGCGATTTATCCGTGGAGCGACGAGAGCACTTACATCCAGCATCCGCCATTCTTGGATGCAGTCACGGGCCAAGACGTGCCCGACATCCAACCGATTCACGGCGCGAAAGTCTTGGCGTTGTTGGCCGATTCGGTGACGACCGACCACATTTCACCAGCCGGTGCGATTGCATCAGACGGACCCGCCGGCAAATTCTTGCAAGACAAGAATGTACCGATCCGCGAATTCAACAGTTTCGGGTCGCGGCGCGGAAACGACCGCGTCATGGTCCGCGGTACGTTTGCGAACATTCGCATTCGAAATCAGTTGGCGCCGGGCACCGAAGGCGGCGTGACACGTTATTTGCCCACCAATGAAGTGATGAGCATCTACGACGCGTCGATGAAGTACCAAGCCGCGGGAACTCCGTTGGTGGTGATCGCCGGCGCCGAATACGGCACCGGCAGCAGTCGTGACTGGGCCGCCAAGGGCACGATGTTGTTGGGCGTCAAAGCCGTTATCACGGCCAGCTATGAACGCATCCACCGCAGCAACTTGGTCGGCATGGGTGTCTTGCCGTTGGAATTCGCCGACGGCGCGACTTGGCAATCGCTGGGTTTGACGGGCGAAGAAACCATCGACATCCCAGGTCTATCCAACGATCTTCAACCTCGATCGACGATCAAGGTCACGGCCACCAGTCCCGATGGTTCGGTGAAAACATTCCCGTGCGTCGTGCGAATCGATACGCCCGTTGAAATGCAGTATTACCAAAACGGCGGTATCCTTCCGACCGTGCTGCGAAACCTGTCGAAGTAA